The sequence AATGAACTATTTGAATTATTTCCAatccaattaattaaataaatacttaataatggGGAATGGTGGTAAAGCGTatcaaaacagataaaaaatgttaatcatGTTTATTGTACTAATTCTAAAAGTTTTAGAGAAACATGATAatcaacaaattaatttgattattttgacAGCAGACAAATTGACTTTTGGTAACACCTATTGATTATAGTGGGAAgagtatatttaacatatatttttttaaacacagacaattttgaaatatttttaacaattcttTCTTaggagataaaataaaaatatagttataataaaaacaacaacaactGTCACacggaaatataaaaaattgctaAAATAATGAACATGTTGAggtatctacaaaaaaaaaatcaaacaattgCGAGGTGACATCTTTAAAAGATATTTACGGATAAttcgagataaaaaaaaagaaagttacaTCAGAGTGATCTGCACTTACAGTAAATCTTACATTATTACACCGTAAAAATGGACACAAAATTTTGCAATCCatcaagtttaattaaaacactgCCTAGAGCTAATTACATGTTACTTTACATATTATCCAAATTGAGaagaattaatttacaaatactaAGCTATTAAAAAATTCATCAGTAGTTTCATTCCTGTAAAGGATCAAGATTGTAGGCTCATATTGAGAAAATGCAAATTGGATTATTTTGGTCAATAACATGCAAGTACTTAATATATGTACAGTACAAGGTTTGACATTGATATTACAATGAAATCAGTCATATTATACCTATCATTATGGCCTCAGAAGTCCACAACCACAACCCTACATATTATTCCATTCAttacaattatcattttatcCATTTGTGAATATATAAGTGACTTGATTATGATTCTTATGTTATTTATCACTTGCTCCTTTTTGCAATAACAACTGAGTTGAGACAGTGGGGATCTAAGCTTTTCAATCATGACCATTAGTTTTCGCATGAGGGACAGTTCCATTCAGCATTGGGGGTGATTGAGGTTGTCTTATTGTTTTTTGCAGAACATGTGCATCAGCTGGCTCTATTCTTTTGTAGTAATGCTCTTTCGTCTCAACAATTTCGAAGCCAAATTTCTTGTAAAAATCTATTGCACCTTCATTGTTTACTTGTACATGCctgaaaaacaattatttagttCAATTTCTGCAACTACATTTTGCGCAAGTCtcaatcttataaaataaacattatattttacatttatgttttatttatttaaatgcttttttatgtgtatagtaaataagatgtaaaataaataacttttctaCAATCCTAAAGTATAATTACTTTAGGATTGaagaaattcaaattcaattatatgGTTTATTACTGGAATTTTTCATGAAGGCAGAATAACAAATAGACCTCCTTATAGTCAcctctgcccatagacattagcccTGCATGTATGGATTCTATGTCTCGTGCCCATTATGACACTGAACATATATTAGAAGTGTTGATCAATAATATTGACAAACatctcattaaaaattatatccagATAGTTCTTTTTGCAAGTTCTGCTTTTACTTAATAGCACTATAAATATGATTGTATTGTGTGTTGGTTTATTATGGTAATAATGGCCAAACTACTTGAAATATTGTTGgcaatattattgtatctttagactgtttattttagttactaacaatataatgataataatgatttctGCAAAAGTAAAGCAAAACCATGCAAAAGAATGCATTCATGTAGacattatactttaatttatattttaattctaattctattaaagttttaattttaacctCTATTAATCTTCTAAATCTCAGCctagttttttgttattttatgttgagCTCTGTTTGAAAGTGAGAAGTTGAGAAATGTTTTGTTGTTATACTATTTTCTAgtagacaaaattaaattaaacagaatcTTAATCTCATATCCCCAGGGAATAGAAAGGGATATAAAGAAATATGACGATTAGTTGCATCTAACTGTGGGCCTTGGTCATAGAAGATATAGATGTGTATGGAGTGAGCTGGAGTGAAATCACAGTTTTCAAATGTCGAGTTCTTAAatgttactaaataattttctaaaaaatatcaatgaaactGGCACGCATAATATTCTGTCACACATAAATCATATGTCAGGGATTGCATCAGTGATATAGATATTCTCATAGGTTGAAAAAGTCTTGTGGTATACATTTCGAAGACTATAAGAAAGCAAGGGGAGATATTAATAAAGCATTTTCCTACAAGATACTCTTAGTTatattcagtgttttttttttttaatatttttacattctaATTTCCAGTATATTATTTCAACGCAATTCAATTGTTGCAAAATCGaaacacatttaatttatgggtttattattaataggttACTTTTGATTCATCTAATGTTACAGACTGAACCTTTACATACCTACAACAATAAATacgcaaaattataataatttaattgaataatatatttccgAGTACTCACAAGAAAATGCTGTCAAAATTGCCATCCTGTTCAACATACTTGAGCACATGTTCCACCATTAGAGTGCCTATTCCAAGTCTTCTGTAAGGGTACAGGCACCCCAGTGTCATTATGTACAATCGTCTGGAATTATCCGACGTATCTATTCTACAACAGACCGCTCCGACCACGATATCATTGTAATAAGCAAGTTTTGCCAGTTCGCCAGCCTCTAAAACATCTTTGTAAAATTTGTCGTTGTAGGAAACTGGAAACACGACTGTGTTCAACttctttaattgtttaatattatgcgGTGTCACATCGCCAAGTTCTATTTTAGCTCTGAAATAGCAAAGTGTTCTTTTAACAAACGAATTTGAGTGATATTGAGCAGACGTACTTATCGCTCTCCTTACGGGCATAAAAGAATATCGACGTTAACGGTAGCACACAAAACATTATATGGAACAAAGAGATGTAGATTTACCTtgtcattttaataactatttttttattttacactaaaatttaaaaactaatctaACACAGTTATATCACACGAGATCACTCCCGCCATCTACCACATTAGCTAACTCGCTCACTCTTCACCATCACAGGGTTGACAGTTTTCTTGGAACGCatatttgacaaatataatatagtgtTTCCGTTattaaggataaaataaaaactccactcatattaaatttattaaacataaataggAGTGTCttaatttacctttatttagtaatttattatttaataaaaacaaatcttgGCTATTTcatacattgttattaaaatgttgcgCCTTAAAGCAcaacagataaattataaaaaaaatataaattataaggcGCGAATTTTAAAAAACGAGTACCTTCTTTTGTTTTATCCTATGTCAAAAACGAAAAAAACCTACAAGAGTTTAATATCCTTTTTAAAAGTTGTTATTAAGTAAAAGAtggcattaaataatttactatatctTAAGCCCCatctaactaaatattttaggtatacTGGAAAAAATTTGCACATTTGGCAAATAAAAATGCAGACGGTAAAACCGTTAGAAATAAACAACGATAATGTAAAAACTCAAACTAAAAATGAGGCAATAGACGAACAAACTCCAGTAAACAATGGATTAAGCAATGTTTCGCCTACTTTACCTCGGATAGTGCCAATGGTTTTAAATACTAAAGAACCTATAGTATTACCCTTTGATGAAGTTCCAGGACCAAAGTCGTtgaaatatttgtcaatatttcgtaattatatAACAGAAATTGGAACTCAAGTTACGGCTGGTCTTTTAACTTTTGGGCTCAATATtggttagtattattttttttttttagattacatCTATACAAGAGGAACACAAAAAGAAATGGTCTATATattcaatcaatataaattaatttcttacccattagtttattaatatcttaataaactaagaaataactaaaatatattaatactagtgtattaattattatcaatacactagtattagttatattaattcttatagCTCAATATGTGTATAGATGTACTGATCCCTAGCTTACTAATAGTTCTTcttggtaataaaataacacttgcTTGTTTGCTAAAttggaattaatatatttataaatatattccaataaatTAGTTACGctgtatatttacaatttatttgtccaAATAATAGCTAAAAATCactaccaataaaaaaaatatgaatacataatattcaacCAATTAAGTTATACATTAAAGCTGAAAATATTCTAGTTATTGAATCGCCAATTAAATATGAGGTTTTTCTTCCAATGACAAAGATTCTGTCTTTTTGTATGATTTTGAAAGAGCGCGACGGGTGAGCGTATATGCTTGTAGCCATATACGCTTGCCCGCTCTCGCGACTCGAACCTGAGACCTTTTGAGTTTTGACCTACTCGGAGCGCGTCTTTTATGTCGATGGtcgtatgtaattattatttaaatcctaCATAAACGTGCATCCTGTGTTTAAGGAAGGCTGACCGGAGATATTAGTAAATGAGAATCTGTATCAGCAATATACAAAAGAAACATACTTTCACTGTGAAATTTGtgttttcatcaaaatcaatattttaatattaattttaggaaCGATTCTATCTAATAGAAATACTACACGTAGTTTTTCCAatctttttgataaatatgggCCCGTGGTAAGATTCGTTAGCCCCATCGGTAGCGACATCGTGCTCATCAACCACCCTGACCACATCCAGAAAGTGTTTAGCATGGAAGGCGAATATCCTGTTAGATCTACGTTGCAATCTCTGGAGAAATATCGGATTGAACACAAGAATCATATATTTGGTGGACTTTATACTGTGttagtgtatattatatgtatttgcaacaaattaattaatgtatttagaaCTAAGATCGACTGGACAGACTCATGCAGTTTATCTGATGATATCATATTTCATGATCATGTTTCTCTATCTAGATAATCTGAATATCGTCGGATCTAAtcctaaaaatgttaaattaaaatgatacataAACAGACAAAttgagattatatatttaattatttattattagcaaaATCTATTATCTATAAATTCTTCTAAGCGTATCAGCCGACAATGTCTCGCCCAACAGtagaattaaacatataaatattctttactgattgtatttatttagagCAATAAAGCCACTTAAATAACGGTctctttcaataaattattttagacaaGGTCAGGATTGGATACGGCAAAGATCAGTAATGCACAACCCCACACAAAATGCGTTTATCCCTCACGCCCAGAACCTTAACGATGTATGTGAAAAGTTCACGCAAAAGATTTACAACATTAGAAATTATCAGGATGAGTTATCTAAGGATCTACATAAGGAAATACACAAATGGGCATTTGATTGCATGGgtaagtacaaaaatatatgaatgggcataataataatgtttaatggtacttatattatgtacatacaaataGTATTTCCTAAGATTCAGTGGCTAAAACGTAATATAggttttttgtatgatataggtaggcggactagcaaatgggcgacctgatgataagtggtcactactcaccatagacaatagcactgtaaaaaatattaaacattctttacatcgcaACTGAAACTTGAGGAAttttactgttttaaatatGCTATTATTTTCACGATTTTGGATCATAAAAACTATTGGGTTTATCTCAATAAATTCTTCCCTTCCATTACATTTTTTCCTAAGCATTCAactgacattttaaataattcgcaATAAACTTATTGTAGGACTAATATTGTTCTCAAAGAACTTTCAACTGTTGGAAACGGAGTTAGTGTATAGTCAGTGTGACGAATCGTGGATGTACCACAGCTTGGAGAGGGCAGCTGATGCAATCATTAAATGTGAAACGGGTATCCATTTTTGGAAGTTTTTTACCACGCCAGCTTGGTATTCCTTGGTCAAGTACTGTGACAATCTGGACAAGTAACTATAAATTTATCCTTTAATCAACTATTGAGACTTTGGAATTATTCATTTAAGATATTTAGTCAAGGTATCAAAAAAGAcagttttttaaaagttttccatatttaataaaactatagtcAATTTTCCTGTCAGCAGTATTAGGAATATTAGATTATGCGTcggtagattttatttaaatctcccAAACGAGTATGTCGTCAAGGATAGATCGCCAACAGAGGACACGTgctcattgaaatatataaatattctttgccGTTCTAATTTATTCctataaaagataatttcaataacatattttagaCAAACTCATGATTAGGTACGACAATCCGTACCCAATGAATTTTTTCCACGACCTCCTTTCCTCAATTTTTGATCATTTTGCATATAATTCTTTTATAATTCCTATTGATCTTAAACATCATGAAGTCTACCTCTACCTCTGGTGAAAGATGTGTTTGTCCCTAATGCGGTATAGGTAACTAACAATGGCAAACGagaattgttttgtataaagTTGATAGGTACTTTAGAGAACCTGTTCATGCACCTGTTCATGCGAGAATTATTTGAAGTGATATTACATGTTATTGGGTATTATAGGTTAAACGCATTGTAGCTCTTCTGCAGTTGCTTTAGTActctttgtaaaatatttgattgtcGGTTTCCGtagtcatatattttatgttttttttgcaGCCTTATTGGCAAATATGTTTTGGATATAGAGCAAGAAATATCTACGAAGATCCAGGACGATCATATTATCagtatgtaattaattcattccatacaattaatttcacaaaataGCACTTTTAGTAAAAATAGGATTTTATATATCGTCatgtttagtataaatattttggttaaattagaaattaaaacatCATATTTCTATTTCCACCTATCAGGCCCTAATTCTCTAACGAGTGCAATGTTGCTAAGCGAGGAAAAGTTTAATGCGGAAGATATCGCAACAATTTTGATGGATGTGATGCTCATCGGTATTAACacggttaatatattttaatgcttattttaactttaagctatgttattaatattttgtatttatcgtTAGTGCACTAACTAGCTTATACAGCTGTAGATAACCAGTCATGTTCCTGTACCGGGTCAAaccaataaaaacttattgaacTGCGAGCTGCTACTGGAAATTTCTGGTCAAGAAATTAGCAGTAGCCGCCCGTAGTTTGGAAGTTGGCAGTGGCATCTACTAAGCAGTTGGTTAGTCATCAACGGATAATGGACGCAGTGGCTCCGGTCACGTCACGTCatagaaaataaacattccTTCGTACCGTGGGCTAAGGTGTTTGTTTACGTTAGAGATGACCTACTCTCGTCGCCTCGGCAGGCTTAAAGGACCGGTCCGGGATCTTTCCATTATCTGGCTGCGCATAGACTGCGGTGATCATAGGAGAATATGTGCGCGCCTCTATAGGTCCCATAGTGGTAATGCCGGAACCGACCGACACGTACATCTAAATAGCTACAGGTTCCGTGCTGCAACGGTTCCCATAAGCAGAGATCGTGAGACTTAACTTTACGAACACCACGCCGGATGGCTTTGATCACGTACTACCGTATgaacaaatgtaattattatttagtaaacgATGAATCAAATTCTCggcataaattattatttgtataaatgctTTTATGATATACTATACATTGGACGTACTGCTTTATAGATAATTCGATAGTTGGACGTTTTGCTATAAGGGCAATTTGCTGTTtagtcatattatttaatggaCATTTAAGAGTGTAtggacatttttttacatattattgagCGTGAACGTTTTATGTTGCAGATCTCATCTTCAATGTCTTTCTTATTATACCACATCGCGAAACACCAAAAGACTCAAAGGTTGCTCTACCAAGAAGTAGGGAATTTATATCAAGATGTAAACGACATCGAAAAGTTTAAAGAGAATACTCCGTATTTACAAGCGTGTATTAAAGAGACATTGAGGTATATCGCAGTAAAATGACATACGTTTAGTTTGAGGCTATTGCTCTATTTCTATAGTGTCATTGAGTATAGGACCCACCACGCTTTTGCTCGTAAATAGGCACGTCCAcgaagttaataattttttacattacattaacagcctgtaaatatcccactgctgggctaaggcctcctctccctttgaggagaaggtcttggagcaaattccaccatgctgctccaatgcggattggtggaatacacatgtggcagaatttcgttcaaattagacacatgcaggtttcctcacgatgttttccttcaccgccgagcacgagatgaattataaacacaaattacgtacatgaaaattcagtggtgcctgcctgggtttgaacccgaaatcatcggttaagatgcacgcgttctaaccactgggccatctcggcagtTGATAATTATCATAGCGAAAAGCGAttctttctatttatattttcgatcTAATGTATAGTCTAATATTTAGCGGtcgatatttatagaaaaacagAACAGTGTAAAAAAAGTacacgtaaatatttatagaagcgattttgtaattaatttttttataataaaatatgagacAAGTATGAAAACGTTTTAGAAAAAAGGGATAATCAAGACTAGAGAAGATATCTAGCtttcgcatttttttttataatgtgtgatatattttgtattgtgtaTTAAAACTATTGGTAATTTATGACAAGTTTTCGAAATATGCCGAGATAATACAGCCGCATGCAGATATCAAATCACGATGCACGATATAAATTGCGGGAATAACCCTCAATAGTAGAAGCTTAAATTTCTCAAAGCTTGTGCCTTGATTAACGTAGAGTTAATTTGTCGGTATctcgtataatttttaattgaaatcttcTAGATTGGTCCCACCAATTCCATTGCTGACAAGAATTCTCTCTAGGAATATAACGTTGGATAATTTCAAGTAAGTTTGTcgtgtaataattttacttcctaACTTTTCTGTTAGTCGAAATTTTGTGGTAAGATGAAATTGTACTTGTACcgttataaattgaaaattcatTACAAGACGTACGAcaataatcaaaatatgtttcaaataatagttgatattataattatagtattccACGAGGAACTATGATAATAATGTCAACACAAGATACTTCACTCAAAGAAGGAAACTTTGATGAAGCTACTAAGTTCTGCCCCGAGAGATGGCTAAAACCCGAGGCTAAGAACTACCACGCGTTTGCTTCAATTCCATTTGGATATGGAGCTAGGAAATGTATTGGGCAAAATGTTGCCGAGACTATGATGTCACTTTTGACAATTaaggtatatatacatatcagtTTGAGTAGCCACTGATTTTCATACATTAAGGaagatttaagtttatttatttatttacttcttcAATTCAATAACAAGTTCGTTTCTGAATCAACATAATATGTAGAAAGTATCTTTACATATAGTTCATGATTTTATTAAGTAAGGTATTggtttacttattaattttaaattggatAGATTTAATTTGTGACTCTTTTACATATCTACTTAAAAGTTTGTATTTCAttacgatttaattaatatgaaatttctTCCCATTTAGGTATTGCAGAAATACAGGCTTGAATATCATTATGGTGATGTGCAGCCTTCACAAGGTTTTATTGCAAGGCCAAATAAACcgttaaaaataagatttattgatagaATGTAATTCAAAGTTTCATTCTTACAAAAACTAGATTCATAGATGTTGCATTTATGTaagttatggaataaatatacaaaatgagtacaatattgtttaattgttaaacacaattagtttaaaaataattaggctaatatttacattaaagatcatatgataatgtaataaattataatttgtatatgacATATTCTTAGTTTAACAATCACATTTACAAAACAATCCTTTTTGCATGAATGTCATAACTAATTGAGAAAACCTTAGAGCAAAAGAGCTAACTCTTatgaattcattttattttattgattttgtttattaattatgcctaataatctattcaataaatattgaattgacTTATATTCTTCATCATTGTTGTTGAACAAAAGTAgtacttcataaatattttatacatttttaattacagctAATgactattacataatttatcaaagtaatctatattttttatataaatacatcttTAATAATCATACCCAAAATGTcacaataatgatttatttcattgttttatgaCGGCAGTTTACTTAGCTTGAcgttcaaaataaacattaaccaTCTGTAGATAGTAAGTTAGCATTGCACAGCCCTTTTACAAATGAGAAAATATTGTGACATATTTGAGTTACTTGCTGGCTCAGGGAAGTGATAACGCGAAGTTAAAATGCAATCACTTTAAGCCAATTCAAGTACTCACCAACTACAATATTAACCAATAAACCCACCaaaacacaaacataaaattcagcattacaacaacaaaaataacatcaagtgaatttttaactttttttataacttctttaaaattttagaagATTTACCTTATGTTGCTATGAAATggaatataagttttatatttaatgtacatatacattttttaacattacatcTAATAATGGTATTATTATCTTTGCCGTCGAGAtgagaatatatttaagtacttcCCCCTTGTCATCTCTTTGGCCTCTTCCAATCCAAGCTGATAAGCAAGATCATGAAGTTTCTTTACCTCCATGATGAGACTACTTGTAGTTAATGACCCCAGctctgaaatattaaaacaatttaaaatagtttaatctaaaaataacaatttataatttatttaacacctAACTATATATCCAGTCTGGACACGAAAAATTCTATTCTAGGTCAATTCTAAACTATCATAATTGAAAATGtggacaatttatatattttttttatttataatatatgacattaaaaatctTATCAGGTTGaggtatttatttactaaaaaattgcTTACAAAtggaagaaaaaaatgtattaagctgttttgtctttgcatatttatataacaatagtatgtaattatacaaataatcttCAGTATCATAGTTTAGCATCCATAATAGGCTAATACATCTTAATGCATGACCCACAATATTTATTCAGGTTTTCATTGAAATATCTTATCATATCACTGGATAAAATAGATTACTACtagataaatagatttttacaattttttaaagcattagctttaaaaatttgttttaatttattttaaaagaatcataaatctaataatggtattattacaaacaagatatgtatatatatatacatttataaatttcaattttactatatatttaaaatgaagaaattatgtacatataatcaAAATAGATGAAGAtagtattttttcttatcttaataatatagaacaactacagtaaaatgtttatagatagATGAGCTAGAAGCTACTACAAAAccataagtataattaattcttcatcacaatttattatttttaacatattttaatgccttagtttagttattttgttacatacatattttaaaatgtatactacTTGAGTAGCTTGCATAATAAGCTTTGATACTGTATAATTTCAGTGACCCAGTAGAATAAAATAAGTTGGCTCTTCTGGCAGCCCTGGATAAAACATgcaagaatttaaatattaaaataaaagaatagcTATCAGGaccaatgtaaataattctaaaaatataacattacatacaCATTTCATTACACATATGCTAAATTATAGATGTGAAAAAGGCTAAGCTTTTCATAGatcataaatatgttataatacatacatattgaagaaatatattttactattagcAACATAAGTTCGTCAGATGATTGAATAGAGTAGATTTTAGAATAAATTGTGTagaaatttctatttaaaacattaaaaataacacaacagAAAACTGATAAGAACTCAACatgtataattacataaaatagacaacaaataacaaataaacttattatattatttaggtattattaaataaaatatttttccaataagAACAATCAATAGAATCTTGTACTCACGTTGCATATAATTGTAATCGTCTTTGGTAAGCCCTTTATTCCATGAGGGAGGCGATTGGTTAGGGTTTTGCAAAGGTGCGAACTCTGACACGCCAGGGACTACAAAAGAATCATTAGAACACCGTGAACCTTCATCATTAGAAAAATTGCTATTCCCATCTCCCATTTCAAATTCAGTGTTTAAAAACCAGTCGTTATAACCGAAATGCCAAAAATGAACAAACGTAATGGTGGACGGAATGACAACATTAGAAAAGTAACGTAATCGCGCCACTTTTGAAAAAATTTACtttcacattaaatattatcaaatagattaaatgacataaaacacacacaaacaatcTTACTTTGCTCTGGCCATAGTTCAGGGGAAGCTCGATCTAGCTTCTCTAAACTTAGTAAGCTTTCTTCTAACGACGTCAAGGGAATATCTTCAGATGTAGATTGGGCTGAAATAATGGTATTTTATCAGAGGTTAAGAAACTCAAAAATCAACGAAATactactgtataaaataaatatgctaaaACAGATAGAGATCTAAAATAAGGTGTGTAAAACATGTAAATGTTTAGTAACAACAATTTTACcttcatttattaaagaattttgTTTCGCGGCCATTTTCTTGAATTTGACAACAAAATAACCATAGACAATAAACATATGTGATAAATGAAACTTTTGATCATAGATAAGATGCGTTCATTTCTTGACAAAGTATTTTACTatctcattaatttttaaatattaaaaaagcattGGGTTGAATTTCTACTGAAATTTAAGccgaaaaagataaaattaacgcATGCGTACGTAAATGTTTAgtgtaattactaaataaaatttagtaatttctttaataatacacTGTAATTCACGACACACCATTGATTACATTTGCTTTTACATATTAGCCAAATCCAAATCAAATAGGTACGTAGGCTTAAggaacataatttttaaattttttcagaattatatatttttctggaTTTTAAT comes from Vanessa tameamea isolate UH-Manoa-2023 chromosome 15, ilVanTame1 primary haplotype, whole genome shotgun sequence and encodes:
- the LOC113399042 gene encoding probable N-acetyltransferase san, with amino-acid sequence MTRAKIELGDVTPHNIKQLKKLNTVVFPVSYNDKFYKDVLEAGELAKLAYYNDIVVGAVCCRIDTSDNSRRLYIMTLGCLYPYRRLGIGTLMVEHVLKYVEQDGNFDSIFLHVQVNNEGAIDFYKKFGFEIVETKEHYYKRIEPADAHVLQKTIRQPQSPPMLNGTVPHAKTNGHD
- the LOC113399162 gene encoding probable cytochrome P450 301a1, mitochondrial translates to MALNNLLYLKPHLTKYFRYTGKNLHIWQIKMQTVKPLEINNDNVKTQTKNEAIDEQTPVNNGLSNVSPTLPRIVPMVLNTKEPIVLPFDEVPGPKSLKYLSIFRNYITEIGTQVTAGLLTFGLNIGTILSNRNTTRSFSNLFDKYGPVVRFVSPIGSDIVLINHPDHIQKVFSMEGEYPVRSTLQSLEKYRIEHKNHIFGGLYTVQGQDWIRQRSVMHNPTQNAFIPHAQNLNDVCEKFTQKIYNIRNYQDELSKDLHKEIHKWAFDCMGLILFSKNFQLLETELVYSQCDESWMYHSLERAADAIIKCETGIHFWKFFTTPAWYSLVKYCDNLDNLIGKYVLDIEQEISTKIQDDHIISPNSLTSAMLLSEEKFNAEDIATILMDVMLIGINTISSSMSFLLYHIAKHQKTQRLLYQEVGNLYQDVNDIEKFKENTPYLQACIKETLRLVPPIPLLTRILSRNITLDNFNIPRGTMIIMSTQDTSLKEGNFDEATKFCPERWLKPEAKNYHAFASIPFGYGARKCIGQNVAETMMSLLTIKVLQKYRLEYHYGDVQPSQGFIARPNKPLKIRFIDRM
- the LOC113399140 gene encoding protein lin-52 homolog, giving the protein MAAKQNSLINEAQSTSEDIPLTSLEESLLSLEKLDRASPELWPEQIPGVSEFAPLQNPNQSPPSWNKGLTKDDYNYMQQLGSLTTSSLIMEVKKLHDLAYQLGLEEAKEMTRGKYLNIFSSRRQR